Within the Candidatus Fusobacterium pullicola genome, the region TTATTCCCTTATCAGCGTTTAGATACTCTAAATTAGTTTGTCCATAGTAGTAGTTTCCTATTATTGTTGTATAAGCAAATAGAAGTACACAAATTAAAAGGAAAACATCTCCAAATGCTCCTAATTGGCTCTTCATAGCTTGTTGTGTTAATCCTATTCCATCTAAATTTTGTCCTAAAACACCAGAGAATAAAATGATAAAAGCTGTGGCTGTACAAACTCCTAATGTTGTTACATATACACCTAAAGTTTGAATTAGCCCTTGTTTTACTGGGTGTGAAGCTGAAGCTGAAGCTCCTGCATTAGGAGTACTTCCCATTCCTGCCTCATTAGAGAACAACCCTCTTTTTACCCCTTGCATTATAACTGTTCCTAAAGTTCCTGCTCCAAAAGCTTTTAATCCAAAGGCATTCATTATTATTAATTCAAATACCGGAATTATTATTGGAATATGTTTTAAAACTATGATTATAGCTACTATAAGATAACTTACTCCCATTAATGGTACTATTACCTCTGAAACTTTAGCTATTCTCTGCATACCACCATATATAACAAGAGCTGATAATATAACTATTATTATTCCACTTGTCATTCTACTTAATCCACTATAATTTTCTATAGCTATTGTCATTGTATTAGCTTGTACAGCATTGAAGATAAGACCATATGTCATAGTTAAAAGTATTGAGAAAGCTACTCCCATCCATCTTTTACCCATAGCTTTTTCCATATAAAAAGCTGGTCCTCCTCTGAATGTTCCATCTTTTTTCTCTTTATATATCTGTGCTAGTATATTTTCTACTATACTTAAACTTCCAACTATTAGAGTTAAAACCCACATCCAAAATACAGACCCAGGTCCTCCTAAAGAGATTGCTATTGCTACCCCAGCTAAACTTCCTGTTCCTACCTTTGACCCTGCACTTACACAGAAGGCTTGGAATGGTGATATTCCATTTCCACTCTTCTTTTCAAACATTATCGAAAACATCTCTTTTATCTGAGTTAAATTTGAAAACTTTATCTTAAAAGTAAAATATATTCCTGAAATAATAAGTAATGCAATTATTATGTAACCCCATAAAATTCCATTTAAAAGATTAATT harbors:
- a CDS encoding alanine:cation symporter family protein: MNNIINLLNGILWGYIIIALLIISGIYFTFKIKFSNLTQIKEMFSIMFEKKSGNGISPFQAFCVSAGSKVGTGSLAGVAIAISLGGPGSVFWMWVLTLIVGSLSIVENILAQIYKEKKDGTFRGGPAFYMEKAMGKRWMGVAFSILLTMTYGLIFNAVQANTMTIAIENYSGLSRMTSGIIIVILSALVIYGGMQRIAKVSEVIVPLMGVSYLIVAIIIVLKHIPIIIPVFELIIMNAFGLKAFGAGTLGTVIMQGVKRGLFSNEAGMGSTPNAGASASASHPVKQGLIQTLGVYVTTLGVCTATAFIILFSGVLGQNLDGIGLTQQAMKSQLGAFGDVFLLICVLLFAYTTIIGNYYYGQTNLEYLNADKGIKIQIFRVLVIAMVFFGAVRESALIWNIADLFMAFMVMFNVYAIFMLRKPAIETLEHYISEKKKGKNPIFTIDVLSDSTGVECWDKNGEIPLED